From one Plasmodium malariae genome assembly, chromosome: 12 genomic stretch:
- the PmUG01_12054600 gene encoding conserved Plasmodium protein, unknown function — protein sequence MKKLFPFLLFIIINSLIFYCGSTDDNTNSSNEESANGSANNYNYTNNESSSKNVGNNNDMDNYNDDGNAERYDTEDNSSTYYKDDIDEDTDENNFEIPLNCNDGDCLNSIDDINKIIDDEKRKIQNRKKRGKAIQIIKPNVNHTELIIIEENLEILKKVEKPIAIVSVLGDMHTGKSFLLNLLNEHVINDISKSDKNIENGFKVGNDITASTYGIWIWSEPIKVTVNKLKNMYEYIDKNFTNFVKNYEYEKDEYNEEIIDLLNLYKTDDWITKIDELHLSDSEEVNLILMDTQGLNSPNVNKRYDEILYALTNLISTDIIFLTMKMINNKDLEFIENITKDANLFMLRAYTRSNGSTFSIKKNNFDKILDNMDNIENNSLILESIASKNLMWVVHDFSQRLDVRKGKLWLDILLNSDRRDLDIKYWKKIISNKSKEKYDAYTTKQKKIAYLTYSDSSNSSSGSSSSNTSLANETSTNYKLNVLYKNIDCVLLRNMYNNKELDFTNANMSDLNDEYKNDVMLLRYKIYLRAMLYPKKIYSNVQMNYIMSRIKKEQQMRNQKENNRTANRENDNSMNNEADDTSGSSSSNSNGSSNNDYYNPEESSNKYMSGQDVYDFITFLVKSANQNLFTNVNQFFKHFKINRAEISRNDLIFLYKKYLLQFMENEDVEFISYLNEDSDYLSAKLGGKLNNNKQSKMENDELFNEDFMEEEIIIQEKTDIYKMPPLLNEIRKYEELIREQILNIWYKYTESDFHDDEEKELIKDIETNLYERLDQIKNEMIQLGETNIRKFCKIACEDALQIVVEDIKMKSDQYPIKQKDLMTFFESVSYNLLKYLEKKLSKNSDKLDLIYYKDEICSPLINNTFQEFYYLKKKNITLNESKLKYHFSNAVTKGKEVFEMLAESTENITEYFKNKNLFYATLDKWNAEAVNAYMTTLSDFSKEEKEISEEYLHILDNDIKGLKQKAMEKWHNHCKDKTNALYNMHKSNLKKNFLENFNFPLDELILQDIYLSLKGQEELKYMDIYCANEESWNSEYKKFLELTDTIYKFIKDENLKAIQITCQQPLDDLKNGIQNEIHNYFLWRSLKNTLYNKALIVLSNNIENIYLKNQRENKIQPTLEEKYSTQKNTHYRKISKELMSKVINRWLNNDIYNIYYPIIRKQLIHKIICYLGMLILLFVTSLVIYFKKFHISFLFLIIISLFMVFGYAQISLYFKKFFRHVVFYMYEGIANVFGTEGAIIFSILLISVTAIYVYNYHIVKFKNKVAKNTKKLLQSQNLMNMSGINGYKDVNPNPKMRIFKPNIMKFSDYEKDPKYHSTNIPHDYKLHNDASHFIDMKNRTNRSNKLDDYTSYNNPSKFQRRSYLD from the coding sequence atgaaaaaactgtttccttttttgctattcataattataaattcacttattttttactgtGGCAGTACGGATGATAATACAAACAGTTCGAATGAAGAATCAGCCAATGGTTCtgcaaataattataattatactaaTAATGAGAGTTCTTCAAAAAATGtaggtaataataatgatatggACAATTATAATGATGATGGTAATGCTGAAAGATACGATACTGAAGATAATAGTAGTACTTATTATAAAGATGATATAGATGAAGATactgatgaaaataattttgaaattcCATTGAATTGTAATGATGGAGATTGTTTAAATTCCATagatgatataaataaaataattgatgatgaaaaaaggaaaatacaaAATCGAAAAAAGAGGGGTAAAGCTATACAGATTATAAAACCAAATGTAAATCATACggaattaataattattgaagagaatttagaaattttaaaaaaagttgaaAAACCAATAGCCATAGTTTCTGTTTTAGGAGATATGCACACAGGCAAatcttttttacttaatttattaaacgAACATGTAATTAATGATATTAGTAAaagtgataaaaatattgaaaatggATTTAAGGTAGGTAATGACATAACAGCTAGTACATATGGTATATGGATATGGTCAGAGCCTATTAAAGTAAcagtaaataaattaaaaaacatgtatgaatatatagataaaaattttacaaattttgttaaaaattatgaatatgaaaaagatgAATATAATGAGGAGATTATAGatttgttaaatttatataagacAGATGACTGGATTACCAAAATTGATGAATTACATTTATCCGATTCTGAAGAAGTGAATCTCATATTAATGGACACACAAGGTTTAAATAGTCCCAATGTTAATAAAAGATatgatgaaatattatatgctCTAACTAATTTAATTTCAAcagatattattttcttaacaatgaaaatgataaataataagGACTTAgaatttattgaaaatattacaaagGATGCTAACTTATTTATGTTAAGAGCATATACACGATCTAATGGTTCAACcttttctataaaaaaaaataattttgataaaattttaGATAATATGGATAACATAGAGAATAATTCTTTAATACTAGAAAGTATCGCTTCCAAAAATTTAATGTGGGTTGTTCATGATTTCAGTCAACGATTGGATGTAAGGAAGGGAAAATTATGGCTAGACATTTTACTAAATTCGGATAGAAGAGATTTAGATATTAAATattggaaaaaaattatttcaaataaaagtaaagaaaaatatgatgCATATActacaaaacaaaaaaaaattgcatatCTAACCTACTCGGATAGTAGTAACAGCAGCAgtggtagtagtagtagtaataccAGCCTAGCAAATGAAACCTCTACTAATTACAAGCTGAACGTCCTTTATAAAAACATCGATTGTGTTTTGTTAAGAAATATGTACAATAACAAAGAGCTGGATTTTACCAATGCCAATATGAGCGATTTGAATGATGAATATAAGAATGACGTGATGCTACtaagatataaaatatatttaagagCAATGTTATATCCGAAGAAGATATATTCGAATGTTCAgatgaattatataatgagtagaattaaaaaagaacagCAGATGCGCaatcaaaaagaaaataacaGAACAGCGAATAGGGAAAATGATAACAGTATGAATAATGAAGCAGATGATACTAgtggtagtagtagtagtaatagtaatggAAGTAGTAACAATGATTATTATAACCCCGAGGAAAGTAGCAACAAATATATGTCTGGGCAAGATGTATATGACTTCATTACCTTTTTAGTTAAGTCAGCTAAccaaaatttatttaccaATGTGAACCagttttttaaacattttaaaattaaccGAGCAGAAATAAGTAGAAAcgatttaatatttttatataaaaagtatttgCTACAATTTATGGAAAACGAAGATGTTGAATTTATTAGTTACCTAAATGAGGATAGTGATTATTTATCTGCGAAATTAGGAGGTAaattgaataataataaacagagcaaaatggaaaatgacgaattatttaatgaagaTTTTATGGAGGAAGAGATAATTATTCAGGAAAAgactgatatatataaaatgccTCCATTACTTAATGAGATaagaaaatatgaagaattaaTTCGAGAACagattttaaatatttggtATAAGTACACAGAAAGTGATTTTCATGATGATGaggaaaaagaattaataaaagatattgaaacaaatttatatgaaagattagatcaaataaaaaatgaaatgattCAATTAGGTGAAACTAATATTCgcaaattttgtaaaattgcATGTGAAGATGCACTACAAATAGTTGTtgaagatataaaaatgaaaagtgaTCAATACCCTATTAAACAAAAAGATCTTATGACTTTTTTTGAGTCTGTTAGTTAtaatttacttaaatatttagaaaaaaaactttCTAAAAATTCAGATAAACTAgatcttatatattataaagacGAAATATGTAGTcctttaattaataatacttttcaagaattttattatttaaaaaaaaaaaacatcaCATTGAATGAAAGTAAATTAAAGTATCATTTTTCCAATGCTGTAACGAAGGGAAAAGAAGTATTTGAAATGTTAGCAGAAAGTACTGAAAACATAacagaatattttaaaaataaaaatctatTTTATGCTACTTTGGATAAATGGAATGCAGAAGCAGTTAATGCATATATGACTACATTAAGTGATTTTtcaaaagaagaaaaagaaataagtgaagaatatttacatattctagataatgatataaaaggGTTAAAACAGAAAGCCATGGAAAAGTGGCATAACCATTGTAAGGATAAAACAAATGCTTTATACAATATGCATAAGAgtaatctaaaaaaaaatttcttagAAAATTTCAATTTCCCATTAGATGAATTAATACTtcaagatatatatttaagtttaAAAGGTCAAGAAGAGTTAAAGTACATGGATATTTATTGCGCGAATGAAGAATCTTGGAACAGTgagtataaaaaatttttagaattaactgatacaatatataaattcataaaagATGAGAATCTTAAGGCTATTCAAATAACATGCCAACAACCATTagatgatttaaaaaatggaatacaAAATGagatacataattattttttatggagGTCAttgaaaaatacattatataataaagcaCTTATCGTACTTTCaaataatattgaaaatatttatttaaaaaatcaaagaGAAAATAAGATACAACCAACATtggaagaaaaatatagcacacaaaaaaatacacattatagaaaaatatcaaaagaaTTAATGAGTAAAGTTATAAATAGATGGTTAAacaatgatatatataatatatattatcccattataagaaaacaattaattcataaaattatttgttatttaggTATGctaatattactatttgtAACATCATTAGtgatatatttcaaaaagtTTCATATAAGCTTTcttttcttaataataatttctttgtTTATGGTATTTGGATATGCTCAgatatctttatattttaaaaaattctttagACATGTTGTATTTTACATGTACGAAGGAATAGCCAATGTTTTTGGAACAGAAGGagcaattattttttccattttattaatttcagTAACGgctatatatgtgtacaatTATCATATtgtgaaatttaaaaataaggtCGCAAAAAATACTAAGAAGTTATTGCAGTCACAAAATTTAATGAACATGTCAGGTATTAATGGTTATAAAGATGTGAACCCTAATCCTAAAATGAGAATATTCAAACCAAACATAATGAAATTTTCTGATTATGAAAAAGACCCAAAATATCATTCAACTAATATTCCTCACGATTATAAATTGCATAACGACGCCTCGCATTTTATTGATATGAAAAATAGGACAAATCGTTCCAACAAACTAGATGATTATACTTCTTACAATAACCCCAGTAAGTTTCAAAGAAGGTCCTACTTAGATTAG